A stretch of the Archangium violaceum genome encodes the following:
- a CDS encoding alpha/beta hydrolase, with protein MGHVHIIRDFASPQEGFHRTVRIYTPDAYDHEPHRRFPVLYMHDGQNVFAHPESAIYDTWCTNSILERLVAEGSLEPWLIVAVDSTPNRLSEYSPWDEPRGHIQGRGGSYVRFLVETLKPHIDSTYRTRQGAESTAVMGSSLGGLMSLYMGWKHPELFGRIGGMSPSVMWGWNRLFAEWSAHTRRWSRIYLDAGQHESVDPVGYAMNYGDSTRDFFHHLQGLGYAGHELFLVLDPGGLHHEKDWQRRLPLAMRWLLS; from the coding sequence ATGGGACACGTCCACATCATCCGAGACTTCGCCTCTCCGCAGGAGGGGTTCCACCGAACCGTCCGCATCTACACCCCGGATGCGTACGACCATGAGCCCCACCGGCGCTTCCCCGTGCTGTACATGCACGACGGGCAGAACGTCTTCGCCCATCCCGAGTCGGCCATCTACGACACTTGGTGTACCAACAGCATCCTCGAGCGGCTGGTGGCCGAGGGCAGCCTGGAGCCGTGGCTCATCGTCGCGGTGGACTCGACGCCCAACAGGCTCTCCGAGTACTCGCCCTGGGACGAGCCACGCGGCCATATCCAGGGCCGGGGTGGATCCTACGTCCGCTTCCTCGTCGAGACGCTCAAGCCCCACATCGATTCCACCTACCGCACCCGCCAGGGCGCCGAGTCGACGGCGGTCATGGGCTCATCGCTGGGCGGCCTCATGTCGCTGTACATGGGGTGGAAGCACCCGGAGCTGTTCGGCCGCATTGGAGGGATGTCGCCCTCGGTGATGTGGGGCTGGAACCGGCTCTTCGCGGAGTGGTCGGCCCACACCCGGCGCTGGTCGCGCATCTACCTGGATGCCGGCCAGCACGAGAGCGTGGATCCGGTGGGCTACGCCATGAACTACGGCGACTCCACGCGCGACTTCTTCCACCACCTCCAGGGGCTGGGCTACGCCGGCCACGAGCTGTTCCTCGTGTTGGATCCCGGAGGGCTCCACCACGAGAAGGACTGGCAGCGCCGGCTGCCACTCGCCATGCGCTGGCTGCTGAGCTGA